tccctccgtagtGCTAGATACATCCTTTTGATCGACAAATAACTCGGGACGGGGAGTATTTTTTTCTTGCTTCTAAAATACAATATTGCCCTTTATCATCATGATGGGACTCGTACATGGCCATCCTATATCCTTGACATGGCCGAGGGGACAAGATTCCGGGCCGTATCCCGTAGCTTCACCTTCTCCACCTTTCCCAGCGCGTTCCTCGGAAGGGCGTCGATGACGACCACCTTCCTGGGAACCATGAAGCGCGACATGCGCTCGCGGCAGAAGGCGATCACTTCATCCTTGCATACCTCGGCGGCCTTGTCTTTCGCCACGAGGAACGCGCATGGCGTCTCGCCCCAGTGCGGGTGAGGCATGGCAACCACCGCCGCGTCGGCCACAGCCGGGTGCTGGAGCAGCACGTGCTCCAGCTCCGTGCTGCAAATGTTCTCACCGCCGCTGATAATCACGTCCTTTGACCTGTCCTTTATCTCTATGTACCCGTCGGGGTGCACAACGCCGACGTCGCCCGTCATGAACCACCCGCCCTTGAAGGCCTTCTCATTAGCCTCCGGGTTGTTGAGGTACCCCTTCATGAGGCTGCTGCCGCGGAGCACGATCTCACCCAAGGACTTGCCATCGCGCGGCACGCTAGACATGGTGTCGTCATCGAGCACGACGTTGGCATCGGCGAGAGACAGGATGCTGACCCCCTGCCTGGCCTTGAGTTGGGAGCGCTCCGGGAGCGGCAGGAGGTCCCACTTGTCACGCCACTCGCAGGCCAGAGCGGGGCCTGCCTCAGTGAGTCCGTAGGAGTGCGTCACCTTGAAACCGATCCGTTCGACACGGTCCAGCAGGGCGGCCGTCGGCGGGGCGCCACCAGTGAGGACGTGGACGGGAGCCGCGAGCCGCGGTGCCTCGCCGGCAAGGAGGATATTGAATACCACGGGCGCGCAGCACATGTGGGTGACGCCGTAGTCGGAGATGGCACGGTAGAGGTCGGCGGCGCGGTTCTCGCGGATGCAAACGTtgacgccgccgcgcgccgccactCCCCACGTGAGTGTCCACCCGTTGCAGTGGAACATGGGGAGCGTCCAGAGGTACACGAGCTCGTTGCCCACCCCCCATGACAGCAGCTGGCCCATGGTGTTGAGGTATGCACCACGGTGGCTGTACACCACGCCCTTGGGCGCCGACGTGGTCCCCGAGGTGTAGTTGAGCGCGACCGCATCCCACTCGTCTTCGAGCGAGGGCAGCTCCGCCGCTGGGTCTCCTTTGCGGACCAGTGCCTCATACTCAAGCTTGAACAGGCCGAGCCGGACGCCGGTGGGCCTGTCGATATCGTCGATGACGGCGACAAGCGGCACGGGCGCGCCGGCATCGGCAACGATCTGGAGCGCGTCGTGAGCGAGGCGCACGTACTCGTAGTCGACGAAGAAGACCTTGGCCTGGGCGTGCCTCAGGATGACCGCCACCGCCTTGGCGTCCAGCCGCGTGTTGATGGCGTTGAGCACGGCAGCAGCCATGGGCACGGCGAAG
This region of Triticum aestivum cultivar Chinese Spring chromosome 2D, IWGSC CS RefSeq v2.1, whole genome shotgun sequence genomic DNA includes:
- the LOC123050807 gene encoding trans-cinnamate:CoA ligase, peroxisomal-like, which translates into the protein MDKLPKRPANYVPLSPVGFLPRASAVYGARTSVVYGRLKFTWRQTHERCRRLAAALVSLGVRKNDVVSVLAPNVPATYEMHFAVPMAAAVLNAINTRLDAKAVAVILRHAQAKVFFVDYEYVRLAHDALQIVADAGAPVPLVAVIDDIDRPTGVRLGLFKLEYEALVRKGDPAAELPSLEDEWDAVALNYTSGTTSAPKGVVYSHRGAYLNTMGQLLSWGVGNELVYLWTLPMFHCNGWTLTWGVAARGGVNVCIRENRAADLYRAISDYGVTHMCCAPVVFNILLAGEAPRLAAPVHVLTGGAPPTAALLDRVERIGFKVTHSYGLTEAGPALACEWRDKWDLLPLPERSQLKARQGVSILSLADANVVLDDDTMSSVPRDGKSLGEIVLRGSSLMKGYLNNPEANEKAFKGGWFMTGDVGVVHPDGYIEIKDRSKDVIISGGENICSTELEHVLLQHPAVADAAVVAMPHPHWGETPCAFLVAKDKAAEVCKDEVIAFCRERMSRFMVPRKVVVIDALPRNALGKVEKVKLRDTARNLVPSAMSRI